The genomic segment AGCGCGGTGCGGGCGGCGGGCGAGCCCGCGAGCAGCGCGCGGGGAGCGATGGAGGCCGCGCCGAGGCGGGCCGCGGCGGCCGCGGTGGCGTAGCGGTCACCGCCCTGCACGCGCACCACCTGCGCGCCGGGCAGCAGCTCGCGCAGGTGGTCCAGGACGGCGTCCGCGACGACGGCGGGCCCGCCCATGACGTGCACCGTGCGCCCCGCGCCCGCCCCGGCGCCCGCACCGGCGCTCGAGCCGCCGCCCGAGCCGCCGCCGCTCCCGCCGAGCAGCGCCGCCGCGGCGTCGCGGGTCGGGGCGGGCAGGCGGTCGCGCGCCGTCAGCAGCACCGGGGCGCCGACGTGGCCGGCGAGGAACGTCGCGCTCAGGGCGTCGATGCCGCCGGCCGCGTCCTCGCCGCTGGCCACGACGACGCCGGGCACGGCGCCGGCGGGCAGGTCCGCGGCGAACGCCTCCGCGACGAGGGCCGCCGTGGCGTAGCGGTCGCCGCCGCCGATCCGCCCGCTCACGAGGCGCTCACGAGGAGGCTCACGAGGAGCTCAGGAGGAGCTCACGAGGCGCTCGCGACGCGCCGTCCACCGCTGACATGCACAGATCGTCACATGTCATCACCTAGCGTCGATGGCGCCACGCGGAGCGAGGGAGGACCGACCGTGAGCCCGACGCCGGCCCTGCTGGCCCTGCGCGACCGCGTGCGGCGGCACGTGCCCGGTGCGCTGCTGCCCGCACCGCTGTCGCAGGACGACGTCCAGCACCTCGTGCGGCGCCTGACCTGGGGCGCGACGCCGACCCTGGTCGAGGAGGTGCGCCGCGACCCGCAGGCATGGCTCGACGCCCAGCTCGAGCCCGCCGCGATCGACGACGCCGCGTGCGACGCCCTGGTGCGCCGCTTCGGCCGCCTGTCCTGGTCGATCCCGCAGACGCGCGGCGGCGGCTCGTTCGGCAACTACGACTCGATGTGGGAGCTGGGGCAGGCGACCCTGGCGCGGGCCACCTGGAGCCGCCGGCAGCTGCTGGAGGTGGTGTGCGACTTCTGGTCCAACCACCTCAACGTCACCAACCCCGCCTCGGACGTGTGGGACAACCGCCACGACTACGACGCGACGGTGATCCGCCCGCACGCGCTCGGCTCCTTCGACGCCATGCTGCTCGCCTCCGCCCGCCACCCGGCGATGCTGCGCTACCTGGACAACGCCACGAACACCCGCGGCGCGCCCAACGAGAACTACGCCCGCGAGCTGCTGGAGCTGCACACCGTCGGCGTCGACGCCGGCTACGGCGAGGAGGGGGTGCGCGCGGCGGCCCGGGTGCTCACCGGCGCCGCGGTCGACGACGCCACGGGCCTGTACCGCTACGACGAGCGCCGCCACGACCCCGGCGCCGCCGCGGTGATGGGGTGGAGCACCGGGGCGCACAGCGCCGCGGACGGCCAGCGCGTGCAGGCCGACCTGGTGCGCCACCTCGCGCACCACCCGCGCACGGCCGCCACCATCGCGCGCAAGCTGTGCGTGCGGTTCGTCGCCGACGACCCGCCGGCGGCGCTGGTGGAGCGCCTGGCCGCCACCTACCTCGCGCAGGGCACGCGCGTCGTCCCGGTGCTGCGCCAGCTCTTCGCCAGCCCCGAGTTCTGGGCGGCCCGGCGCACCAAGACCCGCCGCCCGCTGGAGGGCTTCGTCGCCGCCGTGCGCGCGATCGGCTCCACCCCCGGCCCGAGCGGCCTCGGCGGCATGGACTACCTGTACTGGCAGGCCCGCGACATCGGGATGGCGCCGCTGGCGTGGGCCCCGCCCAACGGCTACCCCGACGTCGCCGTCGCCTGGCAGTCCGCCGGCGCCACGATGCGCCGCTGGAACAAGACCACCGAGGTCGTCAACGGCTGGTGGCCCGCGGACCTGCGCCGCGGTGACCTGGCCGTGCTGCTGCCCCGCCCGCTGCCCGACACGTTCGGCGAGGTCGTCGACGCCCTGCTCGCCCGCCTGCTGGGGCGCCCGGCCACGGCGCGCGAGCGCTCGGTGCTGCTGGCCTTCTGCGAGCGCTCGGCGGTCACCCCGCTGCGCGCGGACGACGAGTGGATCACCTGGCGCCTGCCCTCCGTCGTCCAGACGGTGCTGCACGCCCCCGGACACATGGAGCGATGACCGTGCCTGCGACCACGCTGCCCTGCACCTGCCCGGACGGCGGCCCGGGCGGCGGCCCCGGCGGCGGCCTGACCCGGCGCACCCTCCTGAAGGCCCTCGGCGGCGCGGCCCTCACGCTCGCGGCCACCGAGGCGGTGCACACCCGCGTCGCCCTGGCCGCACCCGGCTACACCGGCGACGTGCTCGTGGTGCTCTCCCTGCGCGGGGGCTTCGACGGGCTCTCGGCGATCGTGCCCGGCGGCGACCCCGACTACCGCCGCCTGCGGCCCACCATCGGGATCCCGGCGTCCGCGCTGCTGCCCCTGGACTCCACCTTCGGCCTGCACCCGGCGCTGGCGCCGCTGCTGCCGCTGTGGCGCGCCGGCACGCTCGGCGCCGTGCAGGGGGTGGGCCAGCCGGACCCCACCCGCTCCCACTTCAAGGCGATGGAGGAGATGGAGCGGGCCGCGCCCGGCAGCGGCCTGCGCACCGGCTGGCTCGACCGCACCCTGGGCACCCGGGCCCCGGAGACCCCCCTCGCCGCGGTCTCGCTCGGCAGCCCCACCACGCCGGCGTCCCTGGTCGGGCCGTCCCAGGAGCTGACGGTCGGGTCGCTGGACGGCTTCGCGCTCGCCGGGCCCTGGAGCGCCGCGGAGCACGCGCGCTGGACGACGGCGCTGACCGAGCTGCACCGGGAGGGTCCGCCCACCGTGGCCGCCGCGGGCGCCCGGGCGCTGGAGGCGGCGCGCACCATCGCCGGGACGAGCGCCGCGCCCGGGGCGGCCTACCCCGCGGGCGACCTGGGCACCTGCCTGCGCGACGTGGCGCGCCTGGTCAAGGCGGACGTCGGCGTCCAGGTCGCCGCGGTCGACTACGGCGACTGGGACATGCACAACGACCTCGGCCGCCACGACCGCGGGTGGATGCGGGACAAGCTGGCCGAGCTGGCGTCGGCGCTGGCCGCCTTCGCCGCCGACCTCGGCCCCCGCATGAGCGGGGTGACGCTGCTGACGCTGTCGGAGTTCGGCCGCCGCGCGGGCGAGAACGGCTCCGGCGGGCTGGACCACGGCCACGGCAACCTCGTGCTCATGATGGGCGGCGGCGTGGTCGGCGGCCGCGTGCACGGCCGGTGGCCCGGGCTGTCGACCACGGCCCTGGACGACGGCGCGCTCGCCGGCACCACCGACTTCCGCGGCATCGTCGGGGAGGTGCTGCAGAAGCGCTGCGGCGCCGGGTCGCTGGGCGACGTCTTCCCCGGCTTCTCCGGCGGCACGGGCCTGGGCCTCGTGCGCGCCCGCTGACCCGCCGCTGCCCTAGACCGGCTGGCCGGCGCAGGTGGTGAGCCGGTACAGGCGCGCGTCCCCGACCGCCGTCACGGGCGCGAAGGCGCCGGAGTCCGGCGCGGCGCGCACGCCGTCGAACCAGGCGGCCCGCGGCAGCCACTCGAAGTAGCGCTGGCCCGCCACCACCAGGTGCGTGACGCCGAGCTCGCGCACGGCCGCGCACACGCCCGCGTCGGTGCCCACCTCGTGCAGGCGCGCCGCGACGAGGCGCTGCTGGTCGGTCCACGTCCCCGTGAAGTGCGTGAACAGGGGCCGGCGGTCCGCGAGCGCCATCATCAGGGCGCTGCCGTCGTAGGGGTCGTTGGCGACGACCGCGCCGGGCGGGACGGCGTCGCGCATCTGCGCGTACAGGGCGAGCTCCTGCGCGCTGACCAGCGGGCTGACGCTGCTGTCGCCCGAGGCGTACCCGGCGGTCAGCGCCTCGCGGGTGGAGGCCGCCCCGGAGCCGGGCGCCAGCAGCGCCACGACGGCGACCAGGAGGACGACCCCGGGCGAGGCCGCCGCCGAGCGCAGGCCCGGACGCCGTCCGAGCGCGTCCAGCCGCGCGCCCGCCAGCTCCAGCAGCCCTGCCAGGCCGGCGGCGGCCAGGACCACCGCCGGGACGGCGACCAGGGGCGCCAGGCGGTAGGCGTCGTTGTACCAGGGCCCGGTGAGCAGGTGGGTGTCCGTGGTCTGCGCGAGCACGTACAGGCCCGCGGCCGCGGCCCACGCCGCGACCAGCCACCGCTCGCGGCGCGCCCGCAGCAGCAGCACCGCGCCCGCGAGCGCCAGCAGGCTCGCCCACGCGCCGCCCGGGCGGCCCTCCGGCGGAGCGCCCAGCAGCGCCTCCCCCACCGCCTGCGGCACGCTGGCGCGCGCGGGCCACACGTACGCCCCGACCGCCGCCAGGGTGGAGGAGCGCGCGACCAGCACTCCCGCCGCGGCGAGGACGACCAACGCCGCGGCCGCGGCCGCCCACAGCCGGGGCCGGGCGGCCGGGCGCCGCCAGGCGCGCCGCACCGCGCGCGCGAGCACCGCCGCCAGCAGGGGGCCGGCCAGCGCCGCGAGCGCGAACAGGGCGCTGGGGTGCGCCAGCGCGAGGCCGACCAGCCCGCCCCCGGTGACGAGGGCGGCGACGCCCGGGTGCGGGCGCTCCCCGGCCGGTCCGCGCCCGAGCACGGCCAGCAGCGCCGCGAGCACGGCGGGCAGCAGCGCCGTGGCCAGCAGCACCGGGTAGACCACGCCCCAGACCAGCAGCAGCGTGGGGAAGGACGGGAAGGCGGCGGCCAGGACGCCGGCGGCAGCGGCGGCGGCCGGCGCGTCGGGGAGCACCGAGCGGGTGAGCGCGACGACCGACAGCGGCCAGACCACCGCCGAGACCGCGAGCGCGACGACGTTGGTGGCGACCACCACGCCGCTGCCGCTCAGCTGCACCACGAGGGTGACCACGCCGTGCCACGCGGCCGGGTAGGGCGCGGGGGCGTCGGGGCTGGTGAGGCGGGCCAGGTGCAGGCTGGAGGCGTCCCCGGTCTCCAGCGCCAGGTGCACCGCGTTGAGGTGGAAGACGATGTCGTAGGCCTGCGAGACCAGGTCCGGGGACCAGATGCCGCGGCGCACCGCGACCGCGAGCAGCACCGCGCCCGTGCCCGCTCCCAGCAGGCCCGCCAGCAGGGCCGAGCGCTCCCGCCGGGCGGGGGCGGCCGCCCGGCGGGAGTCGCGCCGCAGCGCCGGCGTGCTGCCGGTCGCGGTGACGCTGCCCGTGGTGCTGCTGCTGCCTCGTGCGGCGACGACCGCGGCGAGGCCCGTCGTGATGCCGGTCGTGATGCCGGTGGTGATGCCGGTGGTGATGCCGGTCGTGATGCCCGTGCTCGTGCCCGTCGGCCGCGCGTGCCGCGGCAGCGACGGGCGCGGCGGCGGCGCGGGCCGGGCCACCGCGAGCACGGCCGCGACTGCGGCCGCGACCAGGGCCGTGAGCGCCAGCGGCGCGGTCGCGCTCCAGCGCAGGCCGACCGCGGGGGCGAGGACGGCGCTGACGGCGACCACGGCGACGGACAGCGGGGCGGCGCTGCCGAGGAGCAGCAGGCCGCGCAGGCGCAGCGCCGCGCCGAGCGCCAGCCCGGGCCCCAGCAGGACGGCGAGCGCGACGGCGAACACGCCGAACGCGTCGGTCCACGCCGTCACCGCAGCCGTCCCCGCCCCTTCCGGAAGCCCCGCGTCGCCCGAACGCGGCGCCGTGCACTCCCCGGCGGGGACGCTACCGGCGCCCGGCAGCCGCCGCGGGCTGTCGCGGGGATCCCCCTCGCCGGCCTCCCGGCTGCCGGCGCCTCAGGGCGCGCACGGGGTCCCCGGCACCAGCACCCGGTGCACCGAGGCGCCGCCCTGGCGGTCGACGAGCTCCAGGGAGCGCGCGGCGTCCAGGTCGGCGAAGCCCGGCGCGCGCTCGCGCCACGCCTGCACCGGCGTGGTGCCCGCGTACACCCAGCACACGCGCAGGGCGCGCAGCGCCTCCTGCACGGCGGGGTCGGTGTCGACGTCGTCCAGGCGCTCGAGCAGGACGGCGGCCTCGGGGGTCGGGTCCCCCGCGCTGTGGTGGACGAAGAGGGGCCGCACCCCGGCGAGGGCGTACATCCACGGCGAGCCGTCGACGGGGTCGTTGAGCACGCGGGCGCCCTCGGGCAGCCCGCGCCCGGCGAGGCGCTGCATCACGGCGCGCTCGTCGGGGCCCACGGTGCGGTCGGCGTACCCGGCCGCGAGGCGGACGACGGCCCGCTCCTGCGCCCCGACGGCCAGGGCGACCCAGGCCAGCACGGCGAGGCCGGCGGCCCCGGCCCGGACGGCGCGGCGGCGCCCGGCGGCCCAGGAGGCGACCCGGGAGTCGAGCCGGGAGGCGACGCGCGCCGCGGCGGCGCCCGTCATCACCGCGCCGAGGACGGCGACGAGCGCGACGAGCCGGTGCGGCTCGTTGTAGAAAAGCATCGTCACCGACCGCAGCGGGAGCGCGACGGGCGCGACCGCGACCACCGCCAGCAGCACCGCGACCAGCCACGCCAGCGCGAGCCACGCGGTGGCCCGGTGCGCGGCGGTCAGCACGAGCGCCCCGAGGAGCAGCGCGGCCAGGCCGACCTGCGGGGCCTGCACCGGCACGCCGTAGCCCAGCCCGGGACTGACCTGCAGCACCAGGCCCAGCACCTGCCCGAGCGCGGGCAGCGCGCCGTCCTCGGTGCGGAAGTCGTAGGCGGCCATGGCCTGGAGCGCGGGGAAGCGCTGCCGCGCCCGGTCGAGGGCCGCCAGCACGAACACGGCGACCAGCGCGACCGGCCAGGCGCCCAGGACCGCCTGCCGCCACGGCGGCCGCACCACCCGCCCCGCGCCCCAGGCCCCCGCCAGCAGCGCGACCACGGCCACCCCGGCCGGCTGGACGGCGGCCAC from the Quadrisphaera sp. DSM 44207 genome contains:
- a CDS encoding DUF1800 domain-containing protein: MSPTPALLALRDRVRRHVPGALLPAPLSQDDVQHLVRRLTWGATPTLVEEVRRDPQAWLDAQLEPAAIDDAACDALVRRFGRLSWSIPQTRGGGSFGNYDSMWELGQATLARATWSRRQLLEVVCDFWSNHLNVTNPASDVWDNRHDYDATVIRPHALGSFDAMLLASARHPAMLRYLDNATNTRGAPNENYARELLELHTVGVDAGYGEEGVRAAARVLTGAAVDDATGLYRYDERRHDPGAAAVMGWSTGAHSAADGQRVQADLVRHLAHHPRTAATIARKLCVRFVADDPPAALVERLAATYLAQGTRVVPVLRQLFASPEFWAARRTKTRRPLEGFVAAVRAIGSTPGPSGLGGMDYLYWQARDIGMAPLAWAPPNGYPDVAVAWQSAGATMRRWNKTTEVVNGWWPADLRRGDLAVLLPRPLPDTFGEVVDALLARLLGRPATARERSVLLAFCERSAVTPLRADDEWITWRLPSVVQTVLHAPGHMER
- a CDS encoding DUF6541 family protein, yielding MTAWTDAFGVFAVALAVLLGPGLALGAALRLRGLLLLGSAAPLSVAVVAVSAVLAPAVGLRWSATAPLALTALVAAAVAAVLAVARPAPPPRPSLPRHARPTGTSTGITTGITTGITTGITTGITTGLAAVVAARGSSSTTGSVTATGSTPALRRDSRRAAAPARRERSALLAGLLGAGTGAVLLAVAVRRGIWSPDLVSQAYDIVFHLNAVHLALETGDASSLHLARLTSPDAPAPYPAAWHGVVTLVVQLSGSGVVVATNVVALAVSAVVWPLSVVALTRSVLPDAPAAAAAAGVLAAAFPSFPTLLLVWGVVYPVLLATALLPAVLAALLAVLGRGPAGERPHPGVAALVTGGGLVGLALAHPSALFALAALAGPLLAAVLARAVRRAWRRPAARPRLWAAAAAALVVLAAAGVLVARSSTLAAVGAYVWPARASVPQAVGEALLGAPPEGRPGGAWASLLALAGAVLLLRARRERWLVAAWAAAAGLYVLAQTTDTHLLTGPWYNDAYRLAPLVAVPAVVLAAAGLAGLLELAGARLDALGRRPGLRSAAASPGVVLLVAVVALLAPGSGAASTREALTAGYASGDSSVSPLVSAQELALYAQMRDAVPPGAVVANDPYDGSALMMALADRRPLFTHFTGTWTDQQRLVAARLHEVGTDAGVCAAVRELGVTHLVVAGQRYFEWLPRAAWFDGVRAAPDSGAFAPVTAVGDARLYRLTTCAGQPV
- a CDS encoding DUF6541 family protein, producing MSALVLLTTAAVLWAPGALLARAHGVPAGWALVLGPVLTLGVVGAGSVAVPRLGAAWGPGALLATTAVLAAPAVVAALVRRRRASPVPAPAWRARLHARLHARLHARPDRQVLVAAAGVLAAAGYVAVLAGRAGVDLGAVDQLWDAVWHANLTTWVAATGSSDPTRAPAELLGAGWREVGSAYPTGLHALAAVGVDLTGAGAVPVLNALLLVAYGAVLPLAAAALAWTATRGRGAGAAVAAAVSVLPTVFPVDHWWRPAWAYGVALATALLAGALAVRAFEGRLLGGEGWASGGGSGGGGAGLGDARSWVLVVLALVGVAAVQPAGVAVVALLAGAWGAGRVVRPPWRQAVLGAWPVALVAVFVLAALDRARQRFPALQAMAAYDFRTEDGALPALGQVLGLVLQVSPGLGYGVPVQAPQVGLAALLLGALVLTAAHRATAWLALAWLVAVLLAVVAVAPVALPLRSVTMLFYNEPHRLVALVAVLGAVMTGAAAARVASRLDSRVASWAAGRRRAVRAGAAGLAVLAWVALAVGAQERAVVRLAAGYADRTVGPDERAVMQRLAGRGLPEGARVLNDPVDGSPWMYALAGVRPLFVHHSAGDPTPEAAVLLERLDDVDTDPAVQEALRALRVCWVYAGTTPVQAWRERAPGFADLDAARSLELVDRQGGASVHRVLVPGTPCAP
- a CDS encoding DUF1501 domain-containing protein encodes the protein MTVPATTLPCTCPDGGPGGGPGGGLTRRTLLKALGGAALTLAATEAVHTRVALAAPGYTGDVLVVLSLRGGFDGLSAIVPGGDPDYRRLRPTIGIPASALLPLDSTFGLHPALAPLLPLWRAGTLGAVQGVGQPDPTRSHFKAMEEMERAAPGSGLRTGWLDRTLGTRAPETPLAAVSLGSPTTPASLVGPSQELTVGSLDGFALAGPWSAAEHARWTTALTELHREGPPTVAAAGARALEAARTIAGTSAAPGAAYPAGDLGTCLRDVARLVKADVGVQVAAVDYGDWDMHNDLGRHDRGWMRDKLAELASALAAFAADLGPRMSGVTLLTLSEFGRRAGENGSGGLDHGHGNLVLMMGGGVVGGRVHGRWPGLSTTALDDGALAGTTDFRGIVGEVLQKRCGAGSLGDVFPGFSGGTGLGLVRAR